In Arthrobacter alpinus, a single window of DNA contains:
- a CDS encoding MarR family winged helix-turn-helix transcriptional regulator, translated as MSNSTAMEPRPVDSRDDFGWTLGVLVRNYQNASMAAMGEFPHGPRGYQVLVAVVSGEQPNQLALAQHLGIDRTVMTYLIDDFVKAGLVERQLNPADRRARLVVATDGGRNELERLQHAVLEAENTVLGVLADEEREVFRSLLRRVACEAPAVSEHSLGACEAVEEMLGEGKK; from the coding sequence ATGAGCAATAGCACCGCAATGGAACCCCGGCCCGTCGATTCCCGGGATGACTTTGGTTGGACGCTAGGTGTTCTGGTGCGCAACTATCAAAACGCCTCCATGGCGGCCATGGGTGAGTTCCCTCATGGCCCGCGCGGCTATCAGGTTTTGGTGGCCGTGGTGAGTGGGGAGCAGCCCAATCAATTGGCGCTGGCCCAGCACCTGGGCATAGATCGAACCGTCATGACCTATCTGATCGATGACTTCGTTAAGGCCGGTCTGGTGGAGCGGCAACTGAACCCGGCCGATCGCCGCGCCCGCCTGGTTGTGGCCACGGATGGCGGCCGCAACGAACTGGAGCGGCTGCAGCACGCTGTTCTCGAGGCCGAAAATACGGTTCTTGGCGTCCTGGCTGATGAGGAACGCGAGGTCTTCCGTTCGCTGCTGCGGCGCGTGGCCTGTGAGGCGCCGGCCGTTTCTGAGCACAGCCTTGGGGCCTGCGAAGCCGTCGAAGAAATGTTGGGCGAAGGCAAGAAGTAG
- a CDS encoding LacI family DNA-binding transcriptional regulator, protein MQDVANLANVSLATVSFTINNSKPVSPKTRAKVEAAMKDLGYRRNAVGSALARGRTHVLALLYPALQHRFSPTSVRFFTSAADQARLRGYNLVLWPMSNDAEAITELTSSGLVDGVVLMEVQLDDPRVVELSGSNIPFALIGRTRDTTGIPFVDVDFESAVENAVDRLIQLGHTDLVLIDGGVGNQLLGGYGPVARTRKAFGEVTAQRGLTGAIMSGLHSSIGGRELAKEFAAKHPKTTGVLMMNEHAGPGFIAGLQQAGYRLPHDISVLAIASSLDTASMSEPEMAVLISPADELGRLGVDALIDQIDKKNDPLPQLLIECSYSPGATMGKARSRKA, encoded by the coding sequence ATGCAGGATGTGGCCAATCTGGCGAACGTGTCTTTGGCGACGGTTTCATTCACCATCAACAATTCAAAACCCGTCTCACCCAAAACGCGGGCCAAGGTTGAAGCCGCCATGAAGGATCTGGGCTACCGCCGCAACGCAGTTGGCAGTGCCCTGGCCCGGGGCCGCACCCACGTCCTCGCCCTGCTGTACCCGGCCCTGCAGCATCGCTTCTCACCAACCTCGGTGCGATTTTTCACCAGCGCCGCAGATCAGGCCCGGCTTCGTGGCTACAACTTGGTGCTGTGGCCCATGAGCAACGACGCCGAGGCCATCACCGAGCTGACGTCCTCAGGCCTGGTGGATGGAGTGGTTCTCATGGAGGTTCAACTCGATGACCCGCGCGTGGTTGAGCTCTCCGGAAGCAATATCCCCTTTGCCCTCATTGGGCGAACCCGGGACACCACAGGGATCCCCTTTGTTGACGTTGACTTTGAATCTGCCGTTGAAAACGCCGTGGACCGGCTCATTCAACTAGGACACACCGACCTTGTGTTGATCGACGGCGGAGTGGGCAACCAGCTGCTGGGCGGCTACGGCCCCGTGGCCAGAACCCGCAAGGCGTTCGGCGAAGTCACAGCCCAACGCGGCCTTACGGGCGCCATCATGAGTGGATTGCATTCTTCAATTGGCGGCCGCGAGCTGGCCAAGGAATTTGCAGCAAAGCACCCTAAAACGACGGGCGTTTTGATGATGAACGAACACGCCGGACCGGGGTTCATCGCCGGACTGCAACAGGCCGGTTACCGGCTGCCTCATGACATTTCCGTCTTGGCAATAGCCTCGTCACTGGACACCGCCAGCATGTCTGAACCGGAAATGGCCGTACTCATTTCCCCGGCCGATGAACTTGGCCGGCTGGGCGTTGACGCGCTGATTGACCAGATTGACAAGAAAAACGATCCGCTCCCCCAGCTATTGATCGAGTGCTCATATTCCCCCGGCGCAACCATGGGCAAGGCTCGGTCCAGAAAGGCCTAA
- the ccsB gene encoding c-type cytochrome biogenesis protein CcsB has protein sequence MQDINEGFAQLSEQLMLVAGMAYAVAFCAYVWDLFTFSKAAKMGLAGQEAAAQTGVLAGVGSRGAAGQGLESGPQDRGVRPSSKTHSGSDGVTAGDSMLYGKERRVVARVAVALTVVAAVVQGFAVVFRGLAAGRVPWGNMYEFCTTGSFAVAIVFLLVLTRRDLRFLGTFVVGLILLMVVAASVAFWTPVGHLVPALQSYWLVIHVSIAVLSSALFTLTFAMSVLQLFQSRREASIASGKKDKALVMRLVPNALSLENLSYRINGIAFVGWTLTLMFGSIWAEKAWGRFWGWDTKEVWTFVIWVVYAGYLHARATKGWTGTRAAWLSIVGYLCVVFNFTIVNMYFSGLHSYAGVGS, from the coding sequence ATGCAAGATATCAATGAGGGCTTTGCCCAACTCAGCGAGCAGCTCATGCTGGTTGCCGGTATGGCGTACGCGGTGGCATTCTGTGCCTACGTCTGGGACCTGTTCACCTTCAGCAAGGCCGCCAAGATGGGTCTGGCCGGCCAAGAGGCAGCAGCCCAGACCGGCGTGCTTGCCGGCGTCGGCTCTCGCGGAGCAGCAGGCCAGGGCCTTGAAAGCGGACCGCAGGATCGCGGTGTGCGCCCCAGCAGCAAGACCCATTCTGGATCTGACGGAGTAACCGCCGGAGATTCCATGCTTTATGGCAAGGAGCGCCGCGTGGTGGCCCGGGTTGCCGTGGCGCTGACAGTTGTTGCCGCCGTCGTCCAGGGCTTTGCTGTGGTCTTCCGCGGTCTGGCCGCAGGTCGCGTGCCGTGGGGCAATATGTACGAATTCTGCACCACGGGCAGCTTTGCCGTAGCCATCGTCTTCCTGCTGGTCCTGACCCGTCGCGATCTGCGCTTCCTCGGCACCTTTGTCGTGGGCCTGATTTTGCTCATGGTGGTGGCCGCCTCGGTGGCGTTCTGGACTCCCGTGGGCCACCTGGTTCCGGCCTTGCAGAGCTACTGGCTGGTCATCCACGTCTCCATCGCCGTGCTTTCCTCGGCGCTCTTCACCCTGACGTTCGCCATGTCGGTCCTGCAACTCTTCCAGTCCCGCCGCGAGGCATCCATCGCTTCCGGCAAGAAGGACAAGGCGCTCGTGATGCGCCTGGTACCCAACGCGTTGAGCCTGGAAAACCTCTCATACCGCATCAACGGCATCGCGTTTGTTGGTTGGACCTTGACGCTCATGTTCGGTTCCATCTGGGCTGAAAAGGCGTGGGGCCGCTTCTGGGGTTGGGACACCAAGGAAGTCTGGACCTTTGTTATCTGGGTTGTTTACGCCGGCTACCTGCACGCCCGTGCCACGAAGGGCTGGACGGGCACCCGCGCCGCCTGGCTCTCAATTGTTGGCTACCTGTGCGTGGTCTTCAACTTCACCATTGTGAACATGTACTTCTCCGGCCTGCACTCCTATGCAGGCGTAGGCAGCTAA
- a CDS encoding OsmC family protein, whose translation MSESTLAQSQQSETIDDAAQRSARLGEAGAAWTQRIGANPENAKLTYKVAGVGVGSVATRISSGKHQFTVDEPAALAGDDTAASPVEYALGAVISCQVVVYRLYAEQLGIQVDDITINAEGDLDVRGLFGIDDTIRPGFSDIRLAVNITGPESQERYDELARTVEARCPVQDLFSNATPFSTVITKV comes from the coding sequence ATGAGCGAATCAACTCTGGCGCAATCACAGCAGTCCGAAACTATCGACGACGCCGCACAGCGGTCGGCCCGCTTGGGCGAGGCCGGTGCGGCCTGGACCCAGCGGATCGGGGCGAACCCGGAGAACGCGAAACTGACCTACAAGGTGGCCGGAGTTGGCGTGGGATCGGTGGCCACACGCATCAGCTCCGGCAAGCACCAGTTCACGGTGGACGAGCCCGCCGCGTTGGCCGGTGATGACACGGCCGCGAGCCCGGTCGAGTACGCCCTGGGCGCGGTCATCTCCTGCCAGGTGGTTGTCTACCGCCTGTACGCCGAGCAGCTGGGCATCCAAGTGGATGACATCACCATCAACGCCGAGGGCGATCTGGACGTGCGCGGCCTGTTCGGCATCGACGACACCATCCGCCCGGGATTCAGCGACATCCGGCTGGCCGTGAACATCACGGGCCCGGAATCGCAGGAACGCTATGACGAACTCGCCCGGACGGTGGAGGCCCGCTGCCCCGTCCAGGACCTGTTCAGCAACGCCACGCCGTTCAGCACGGTGATCACGAAGGTCTAA
- a CDS encoding NADPH-dependent F420 reductase, whose amino-acid sequence MTTQTIGILGAGKVGTGVARQALKAGYRVLIAGSGDPQKIDLIISVMAPGASAVTAQEAMAQADLVVLSVPLHKFRTLDPAALAGKHVLDTMNFWHETNGDMPELEDAPSSSEMVLAHIPESHVAKSLNHIGYHELELDARPSGSADRRALAVAADHEDTRAMVLEFVERLGFDAVDAGPLSNGAAFEPGTPIFTGSYDMAALEAELDAHPAGRGELTAAA is encoded by the coding sequence ATGACTACACAAACCATTGGCATCCTCGGGGCAGGGAAGGTCGGCACGGGCGTTGCCCGGCAGGCATTGAAGGCCGGATACCGTGTGCTGATCGCGGGCTCCGGCGACCCGCAGAAGATTGACCTGATCATCTCCGTCATGGCCCCCGGTGCCAGTGCAGTGACCGCCCAGGAAGCGATGGCGCAGGCCGATCTAGTGGTCCTGTCCGTTCCCCTGCACAAGTTCCGCACCCTCGACCCGGCCGCCCTGGCTGGCAAGCACGTACTGGACACCATGAATTTCTGGCACGAGACCAACGGTGACATGCCCGAGCTGGAGGATGCGCCGTCGAGCTCTGAAATGGTCTTGGCGCACATCCCCGAATCCCATGTGGCGAAGTCGCTGAACCACATTGGATATCACGAACTGGAGCTCGACGCCCGCCCCTCCGGCTCGGCGGACAGGCGTGCGCTGGCGGTTGCCGCAGACCACGAGGACACGCGCGCCATGGTTCTGGAGTTTGTGGAGCGGTTGGGTTTTGACGCGGTCGACGCCGGCCCCCTCAGCAACGGCGCCGCTTTTGAACCGGGCACGCCAATCTTCACCGGCTCCTACGATATGGCAGCTTTGGAGGCTGAGCTGGACGCACACCCAGCCGGCCGCGGCGAGCTCACCGCGGCCGCCTAG
- a CDS encoding ABC-F family ATP-binding cassette domain-containing protein, with translation MSATLVAKDLSGGHAHRTLFSNLSFTVAPGDVIGVVGANGAGKSTLLGLLAGATTPQGGTVSTAPSDAFVGWLPQEHERVEGESVAAYIGRRTGCTEATVAMESSAEALGSGKSEDDNRYAAALDHWLACGAADLDDRIPATLAELGLDIGPEALMTGLSGGQTARVALAALLLSRFDIVLLDEPTNDLDLAGLARLEEFVKGLRGGVVLVSHDREFLARTITSVVELDLAQNKVAVYDGGYDSFLEERAIAKRHAREAYDEFADKKADLVGRARTQREWSSQGVRNAMKKAPDNDKIRRKASSESSEKQAQKVRQMESRIARLDEVEEPRKEWALQFSIAAAPRSSTVVSTLNAAVIKQGDFTMGPVSLQVNSGERIGITGPNGAGKSTLLRLLLGRTAPDSGVASLGANVAIGEIDQARSQFPEDVPLGDGFETLVPEMNQAEVRTLLAKFGLKADQVTSPVGALSPGERTRASLALLQARGVNVLVLDEPTNHLDLPAIEQLEEALESYEGTLLLVTHDRRLLETVRLDTRWSVENGQVAQL, from the coding sequence ATGAGCGCAACCCTTGTCGCAAAGGACCTCTCCGGAGGCCACGCACACCGCACCCTTTTCAGCAACCTCTCCTTCACAGTGGCCCCGGGCGATGTGATCGGAGTTGTGGGCGCCAACGGCGCAGGAAAGTCGACCCTGCTAGGTCTGCTGGCCGGTGCCACCACACCTCAGGGCGGCACCGTGAGCACGGCCCCATCCGATGCTTTCGTGGGCTGGCTGCCGCAGGAGCACGAGCGGGTTGAAGGCGAATCAGTCGCAGCTTATATTGGCCGACGCACGGGGTGCACCGAGGCAACTGTGGCGATGGAAAGCTCCGCGGAAGCCCTCGGATCCGGCAAATCCGAGGATGACAATCGTTACGCGGCAGCCCTTGACCACTGGCTCGCCTGCGGTGCCGCGGATCTCGATGACCGCATCCCGGCAACCCTGGCCGAGCTGGGTCTGGACATTGGCCCCGAGGCACTCATGACAGGCCTCTCCGGTGGGCAGACCGCCCGGGTGGCCTTGGCCGCCCTCCTGCTGAGCCGCTTCGACATCGTCCTTCTTGACGAGCCCACCAATGACCTTGACCTGGCCGGACTGGCCCGGCTCGAGGAGTTCGTCAAGGGACTGCGCGGCGGCGTTGTGCTGGTCTCGCACGACCGTGAATTCCTGGCCCGCACCATCACCTCCGTGGTGGAGCTGGACCTGGCGCAGAACAAGGTTGCCGTGTACGACGGCGGATACGACTCCTTCCTCGAGGAGCGTGCCATCGCCAAGCGCCACGCCCGTGAGGCCTATGACGAGTTTGCCGACAAGAAGGCTGACCTCGTGGGTCGCGCCCGGACGCAGCGTGAATGGAGCTCTCAGGGCGTGCGCAACGCCATGAAGAAGGCCCCTGACAATGACAAGATTCGCCGCAAGGCAAGCTCCGAATCCTCCGAAAAGCAGGCCCAGAAGGTACGCCAGATGGAGTCCCGCATCGCCCGCCTGGACGAAGTTGAGGAACCGCGCAAGGAGTGGGCGCTGCAATTCAGCATTGCCGCCGCTCCGCGTTCCAGCACTGTGGTCTCCACGCTGAATGCGGCCGTGATCAAGCAAGGCGACTTCACAATGGGCCCCGTCTCACTGCAGGTCAATTCCGGGGAACGGATCGGCATTACCGGCCCAAACGGTGCCGGCAAGTCCACCCTGCTGCGCCTGTTGCTGGGCCGCACTGCCCCGGACAGCGGTGTTGCCTCCCTTGGCGCCAATGTGGCAATCGGCGAGATCGACCAGGCCCGCAGCCAGTTCCCCGAAGATGTACCACTGGGAGACGGTTTTGAGACCCTGGTTCCGGAGATGAACCAGGCAGAGGTTCGGACCTTGCTGGCCAAGTTTGGGCTCAAGGCAGACCAGGTGACGAGCCCGGTGGGCGCCCTCTCCCCCGGCGAACGCACCCGCGCGTCGTTGGCATTGTTGCAAGCCCGCGGGGTGAACGTCCTGGTGCTCGATGAGCCAACGAACCATCTCGACCTGCCCGCGATCGAGCAGCTCGAAGAAGCGTTGGAAAGCTACGAGGGCACGCTCCTATTGGTCACACACGACCGCCGGCTCCTTGAAACCGTACGCCTTGACACGCGTTGGTCCGTGGAAAATGGCCAGGTGGCACAGCTCTAA
- a CDS encoding LLM class flavin-dependent oxidoreductase produces MTTHIHDAVVASPGFEEHSMELGIYSFGDVHADPVTGALISPEQRMADLLERARLADEVGLDYFGIGEHHRADYAVSSTIPVLAAAAAQTKHIKVGSAVTVLSTEDPVRVYQQFATLDLLSGGRAEVTAGRGSFIESYPLFGANLNDYEELYDEKIDLLLALNKAGNNEEPITWSGKFRPALDQATIYPRPVNNNLDIWIATGGTPSSTARAAALGTNVIYALLGGSISNFARHAQLFRTGAQQAGHDARALKVGVSAVGLVAKNGATDTFYPYWRHLMEGISRERGFSQPNRISYNMQTAPAGAIYAGAPEQVAEKILLTHQRMGHDRHILEMDLASVPQKDVLKSIELFGTEVKPLIDAELKTTNTKGPTA; encoded by the coding sequence ATGACAACGCATATTCATGATGCGGTGGTTGCATCACCCGGATTTGAGGAGCACTCGATGGAACTTGGCATTTACAGCTTTGGCGACGTCCATGCGGACCCCGTAACGGGAGCCCTGATCAGCCCCGAGCAACGAATGGCGGATCTCCTGGAACGGGCCCGACTGGCCGACGAAGTGGGCTTGGACTATTTCGGCATCGGTGAACATCACCGTGCCGACTACGCCGTCTCCTCCACGATTCCCGTCTTGGCCGCAGCCGCCGCGCAAACCAAACACATCAAGGTTGGTTCCGCCGTCACGGTCCTGAGCACCGAAGATCCGGTTCGCGTCTACCAACAATTCGCCACGCTTGATCTACTCTCCGGCGGCCGCGCCGAAGTAACGGCAGGGCGCGGCTCCTTCATCGAGTCCTACCCATTGTTTGGCGCCAACTTGAACGACTATGAGGAACTCTACGACGAGAAGATCGATCTTCTTCTGGCGCTCAACAAGGCCGGAAACAACGAAGAACCGATCACCTGGAGCGGGAAGTTCCGCCCCGCCCTGGACCAGGCCACCATCTACCCACGTCCGGTAAACAACAACCTCGACATCTGGATCGCCACGGGCGGCACTCCCAGTTCAACGGCACGCGCAGCCGCACTTGGCACCAACGTCATCTACGCACTGCTGGGCGGTTCCATCAGCAACTTTGCCCGGCACGCGCAGCTGTTCCGCACCGGAGCACAGCAGGCCGGGCACGACGCCAGGGCACTGAAGGTGGGTGTCAGCGCCGTCGGACTTGTGGCCAAGAACGGTGCCACGGATACCTTCTACCCGTATTGGCGCCACCTCATGGAGGGCATTTCCCGCGAGCGCGGCTTTTCACAGCCCAACCGGATCAGCTACAACATGCAGACAGCACCCGCCGGAGCCATCTATGCCGGCGCCCCGGAACAAGTGGCGGAGAAGATTCTGCTCACGCACCAACGCATGGGCCACGACCGCCACATCCTGGAAATGGACCTCGCCTCGGTGCCGCAGAAGGATGTTTTGAAGTCCATTGAACTCTTCGGCACCGAGGTCAAACCATTGATCGATGCCGAACTCAAAACCACCAACACCAAGGGGCCCACAGCATGA
- a CDS encoding NAD(P)-binding domain-containing protein: protein MTLRVGIIGAGPSGMAQLRAFESARQNGADIPEIMCFEKQNDWGGQWNSSWRTGLDAHGEPVHSSMYRHLWSNGPKECLEFSDYSFDEHFGRSISSFPPREVLFDYIKGRVEKSDVRKYVQFNTVARHTSYNPDTEEFTLTVEDLATGTTTAHTFDKLVVSTGHFSTPAVPEFKGINSFPGEVLHAHDFRGAERFAGSNLLLIGSSYSAEDIGMQAHKMGAASITFSYRSGPMGFDWPENTAERPLVTHFEGTTAHFSDGTQGEFDAVVLCTGYQHKYPFLPSDLSLTSKNVLYPSNLYKGVVWQQNTNLFYLGAQDQYYTFNMFDAQAWFARDVMTGAIGLPSAADREADIQVWLERQAALVDHNAEADFQSDYLRELIAATDYPPFDLDAVSQLFKDWMGHKEKDILGYRDMVHRSVVTGTMATTHHTRWINAMDDSLGRYMHGPSQNVDTATLATVTAAYSAK, encoded by the coding sequence ATGACATTGCGAGTCGGAATCATTGGGGCCGGTCCCAGCGGCATGGCACAGTTGCGTGCCTTTGAATCAGCACGCCAGAATGGCGCGGACATCCCCGAAATCATGTGCTTTGAAAAGCAAAACGACTGGGGCGGCCAGTGGAACAGCAGCTGGCGTACCGGCCTGGACGCCCATGGCGAGCCCGTGCATTCGAGCATGTACCGCCATCTCTGGTCCAACGGGCCCAAGGAATGTTTGGAATTCTCCGATTACTCCTTCGACGAGCACTTTGGACGCTCCATTTCATCCTTCCCGCCCCGCGAAGTCCTCTTCGACTACATCAAGGGCCGTGTTGAAAAGTCCGACGTCCGCAAATACGTGCAGTTCAACACCGTCGCCCGCCATACCAGCTACAACCCTGACACTGAAGAGTTCACGCTCACCGTGGAAGATCTCGCCACAGGCACCACCACAGCGCACACCTTTGACAAGCTCGTCGTGTCAACCGGCCACTTCTCCACTCCCGCCGTCCCTGAATTCAAGGGCATCAACAGCTTCCCCGGTGAGGTTCTGCACGCCCACGACTTCCGAGGCGCCGAGCGCTTTGCCGGCAGCAACCTCTTGTTGATCGGCAGCAGCTACTCGGCTGAAGACATCGGGATGCAGGCTCACAAGATGGGTGCCGCATCCATCACCTTCAGCTACCGCTCTGGCCCCATGGGTTTCGACTGGCCTGAAAACACCGCTGAACGCCCGCTCGTGACACATTTTGAGGGCACCACGGCGCACTTCAGCGATGGCACCCAAGGCGAATTTGACGCCGTCGTTCTGTGCACCGGATACCAGCACAAGTACCCGTTCCTGCCCAGTGACCTGTCATTGACCTCCAAGAACGTTTTGTACCCGTCCAACCTCTACAAGGGCGTGGTGTGGCAGCAGAACACGAACCTTTTCTACCTTGGCGCGCAGGACCAGTACTACACATTCAACATGTTCGATGCACAAGCATGGTTTGCCCGCGATGTCATGACGGGCGCCATTGGGCTGCCTTCGGCCGCCGACCGAGAGGCCGACATCCAGGTGTGGCTTGAACGCCAAGCCGCCCTGGTTGACCACAACGCCGAGGCCGATTTCCAATCGGACTACCTGCGCGAACTCATTGCCGCCACCGACTACCCGCCCTTCGATCTTGACGCCGTCTCGCAATTGTTCAAGGACTGGATGGGCCACAAGGAAAAGGACATCCTGGGCTATCGCGACATGGTCCATCGATCTGTTGTCACCGGCACCATGGCCACGACGCACCACACCCGATGGATCAACGCCATGGATGATTCGCTTGGCCGCTACATGCACGGCCCGTCACAGAATGTGGACACCGCAACACTGGCCACGGTCACGGCTGCATACAGCGCCAAGTAA
- a CDS encoding sugar ABC transporter substrate-binding protein, which translates to MKKQSNTRLTKFLALAAVAPFVLTACGGGGASASGDATSLTLMDYYNNDPDKGLIQTAIDKCAADIGVTITREVVPGKDLIQKVLQKSSSKTLPDILMLDNPDVQEIASTGGLAPLSDFGVDTSGFAQGMLDAGTFEGEVYGLAPTANTLGLFYNKKLLADAGLKPPTTWAELKTTAAALTTGDQYGLAFSAIATYEGAWQFLPFMWTNGGSETELNTTENKEALQLWKDLIGSGSVSKGAINWGQGDVKDQFMAGKAAMMINGPWQIPALNDDASLEWGSVQVPVNKAGQTPTAPLGGEVWTVPQTGDKAKQAKAAEFISCFTAGDTQVALGTERYTVPTKPELAKEYVEKMPDMASFTEQIANARSRTGNLGAEWPKAATIIYTAIQLVLTDKATVDEAFAQAAKG; encoded by the coding sequence GTGAAGAAGCAAAGCAATACCCGCCTGACCAAGTTCTTGGCCCTGGCCGCCGTCGCACCGTTTGTCCTGACGGCCTGTGGAGGAGGGGGCGCCAGTGCCTCCGGTGACGCAACCAGCCTGACCCTCATGGATTACTACAACAACGATCCTGACAAGGGTTTGATTCAGACGGCCATCGATAAATGTGCCGCAGACATTGGCGTCACGATCACCCGTGAAGTAGTTCCCGGTAAGGACCTGATCCAGAAGGTCTTGCAAAAGTCGTCCTCCAAGACGCTGCCTGACATCTTGATGCTGGATAACCCGGACGTGCAGGAGATTGCCTCCACTGGCGGTCTGGCCCCCTTGAGCGATTTTGGTGTGGACACCTCCGGGTTTGCGCAAGGCATGCTCGACGCCGGCACGTTCGAGGGTGAGGTCTACGGCCTGGCTCCCACCGCCAACACGTTGGGCCTGTTCTACAACAAGAAGCTTCTGGCAGACGCCGGCCTGAAACCGCCCACAACGTGGGCGGAACTGAAAACAACGGCCGCGGCGCTGACCACCGGAGACCAGTACGGCCTGGCCTTCTCCGCCATTGCCACCTATGAAGGCGCATGGCAGTTCCTGCCGTTCATGTGGACCAATGGTGGCAGCGAAACGGAGTTGAACACCACCGAGAACAAGGAAGCCCTGCAGCTGTGGAAGGACTTGATCGGCAGCGGTTCGGTATCCAAGGGCGCCATCAATTGGGGCCAGGGCGATGTCAAGGACCAGTTCATGGCTGGCAAGGCCGCCATGATGATCAACGGGCCGTGGCAGATCCCCGCACTGAACGACGACGCCTCCCTCGAATGGGGATCCGTCCAGGTGCCCGTCAACAAGGCAGGCCAGACACCCACCGCACCGTTGGGTGGCGAGGTCTGGACGGTTCCGCAGACAGGGGACAAAGCCAAGCAGGCCAAGGCTGCCGAATTCATTAGCTGCTTCACTGCGGGAGACACCCAGGTGGCCTTGGGAACAGAGCGCTACACGGTTCCCACCAAGCCCGAGCTTGCCAAGGAATACGTTGAGAAGATGCCGGACATGGCCTCATTCACCGAACAAATTGCCAATGCACGCTCACGCACGGGAAATCTTGGCGCCGAGTGGCCCAAGGCCGCCACCATCATTTACACGGCCATCCAGCTGGTGCTGACGGACAAGGCCACCGTCGATGAGGCCTTCGCCCAAGCCGCCAAGGGCTAA